The Vitis vinifera cultivar Pinot Noir 40024 chromosome 16, ASM3070453v1 DNA segment AATTAACTAAttgatttcatttgttttaataCTTCAAACCACATCATTTTGCACGTACCTTGAGTTCAAAAATTGatattaggaaattttttattgaaaataattagttttatatttagttattttaattattattatgaaattaaaaacatttttgttttccaagtatatatatatacagacAAGGTTTCCTGATAACTCCAATGTACTTAGTTGTGGTTTGACAAGGAAACTTATAACTCCAATGTACTTAGCTGTGGTTTGACAAGGAAACTTATAACTCCAATGTACTTAGTTGTGGTTTGACAAGGAAACTTATAACTCCAATGTACTTAGCTGTGGTTTGACAAGGTTTCCTTATAACTCCAATGTACTTAGCTGTGGTTTGACAAGGTTTCCTTATAACTCCAATGTACTTAGTTTGGTTTTACGTTGATGATGACCCGCCGGCCAaatatgaagagaaaaaaaaaagaagaagaagattttGGGTAGTTGATTGTGACACCAATGCATAGACAAATCAAGTGGCTAGAAAGTTGATTTCTAAGCAGCTTTGCTCCTTGGGTTGTAATTTTATCTTCAGAAACTTGGGGATGCCCCAAACCAAAGAAGCGTCTCTCTCTGCATCTGAATTTATGATGCTGAGACAAGCAAAACTTGTGGGAGTAGGCCTCATAACACTCCTCCATGTccgttttctttcattttgcgCTGCTACTGAAAATCAGCCCTGCAGGCACTCTTCTTGCGGAGATATTCAAAACATCAGCAACCCATTTCGATTAAAAGGTGACCCGCTTGGCTGTGGTCATCCTGATCCTGCATACGAATTGGCTTGTGAAAACAGCCGTACAATCTTATATGGGAAATACCATGTTGCGGAGATCAACTACGATAACTATACCATCAGAGTTGTAGTTGTTGGGCTAGAGAAGAGCAACTGTTTCTCCCTTCCTCTCTATTCCTTGACAGCAGATCATCTAGATGGATATAAATATCCTGATGAACTGGATACTGTAGTTTTGATGAACTGCGCAAGACCAATCTTTGATCAATACTACATTCCTATTGTTCCTTGCAACCGCACCGATGCTACTTTCTCTTCCTCACAACCATATGCTTATGCGCTAGCTGGACGCTACATGGATGTGAGAGATCTTGCATATTCGTGCACCATTGGCTTGACTGTTGTCACTGGCAATTTCATGGCTGTGTCAGAGCCCAGCAATCTTTTAAGATCAGATTTGCAAGAAAAGCTGCTTATGGGGCTCCAGCTTTCATTTTTGAGCTCTCGCTGCCATGAATGTGAAGCAAAAGGCAGATGGTGCATGCCAAATTTCAGCAACAACACTATACACTGCCTTGATGATGATGGAAGAAACTGTGAGtgctgaaaattttcaaatcaaatggcTGATGAACActaatatcaattttaaaacaaaaaagaaaaaaataatcattggAAATCCAACTATACATTGCAATTATAAGTAATTAGGATAACTAAACACAATCTTATGTTTGCTAAGGGTCTTCAATTTCTATAACTAATTTCAGTTGCTTGATTTAATCATGCAGGGCTTAATAAGTTGAAAAATGTACTGAGGCCAGTGATCGCGTTTTTTGGTAAGGCCTTTGGAGTTTCTTTTATCGTCTTTCATTTTTAGCTTTTGACAACTtccatttatttctttcttcttgtatctttcccattttgaattttgtatctTCTCTTGTTAACAGTTAATACACTTAGAAGTCCCTATACAACCCAAGGTAATCCTTAATAGTTCCAATTATTGacaactcattttatttaaaaatcttgaAATTGTTGTCTTGATTTTAACAATTATATTCTTGGAAgacaaacttttttcttttttgttttaaatgaaGTGTTGTTTTACACTTGGCTTTGTATGTAAATGTAGACTGTACAATTATTTTCGTTTCTGGTAATAAGGCTTTCGATCTTCTATAGCTAAAAGTACTGCTGATTACTGGCTTTAATCATGCAGGACGTGAAGATGCTTTTGACCAATCTGGGTTTTCTGGGACCATGATTGCAATTGGTACGGCTTTGATAGTTCCTTCCATCATCTTCCATGATttacaaattgaaattttcatcaTCATGCTTCATATTTTCTAATGTTGAATCTACTTTTTCTCTAATAATAACAATCCCCCTTTTATGGGCCTCATTTCTAATTTAGTCCATGTTCCCTCTTATTAGGTGCCTGGTTTCTTGAAAAGACCGGTAAGACCTCAAAGTTCCGATTCTTACTTTGGTGTGGGATGAACGTGATCGGTTTTTTGTCTATCATCGCGAATAATTCTTGCTTTCAAGATTGCAGATTGCAAAATTCTTTTGCTTGAATAAAGGATTTCTCTTGGTTCGGTTGATCAAAATtagatttgaatttaaatttcagttctatgaaattcaaaattttactttttctatggaattatctttttgaatttgaaagaaTTTCATTTAATCCAAGTCCATGGAATATAATGAATTCAAGAtactgaaaattgaaatttttagcAAGCAAATGCATCTAATTTCCTCTCCCATTGAAACAAATgtatttgtttgatttgataACTAAATGCCTACGATTATAAActctaaaatattcattttttttttcatgttgatCTATTAGTCATAGCAATCATTGGAGGACGCTTTCTACTTGGGATATCTTGTCTTTTTGGCTATTTAATCTACAAGTTTCGACGAAGACATTTATCATTAGATGATGATATTGAAGAATTTCTTCAAAATCATAAGAATCTCCAACCCATCAGGTActcatattcacatttaaagaaaataactaaCAATTTCAGGAATAAGTTAGGCCAAGGAGGCTTTGGCTCTGTGTATAAAGGAATACTTCAGAGTGGCCGCATTGTAGCAGTAAAAGTATTGGTCATGTCAAAAGCCAATGGACAAGATTTTATCAATGAAATCGCCACAATTGGAAGGATTCACCATGTTAATATAGTACAACTTGTTGGATTTTGTGTGGAAGGATCAAAATGGGCCCTTATATATGACTTTATGCCAAATGGATCACTTGATAAGTTTATCTTCCTTAAAGGAGAAAAACACATTCCTTTAAGTTGGGACAGATTGTACAAAATTGCACTTGGAGTAGGGCGTGGGATTGAATACTTACATCAAGGGTGTGACATGCAAATTCTGcattttgatatcaagccacacaatattcttttggatgaAGACTTTACACCAAAAGTTTCGGATTTTGGCCTTGCAAAATTGTATTCAACAAATGAAAGTGTTGTATCTCTCACTGCAGCTCGAGGAACATTAGGATACATTGCTCCagagttgttttataaaaacgtTGGACATGTGTCGTATAAGgctgatgtttatagttttggaatgttgttgaTGGAAATGGTGGGAAAACAAAGGCATTTTAGTAGACATCAAGAGGAAGATCTAAGTGAATTATTCTTCCCATCATGGATTTATGATCGAATTGAACAAGGAGAAGATATGGAAATGGGAGATGTCACAGAggatgaaaagaaatatatatggaaGATGGTCATAGTTGCATTGTGGTGTGTGCAAATGAAGCCCATGGACCGTCCTTCTATGAGCAAAGCACTCGACATGTTGGAAGGTGACGTTGAACTATTGCAACTACCTCCTAAACCTACCTTATATTCTCATGAAATATCAGCTTTGGATCGGGAGAACAAACCAATGGGGGTTCCAATTTCCTCACATAATGCAAGTATTACAATTAGCTTAGATGGGAGATAACTCAACAATGTATCTACTTGCaaatgctctctctctctctctctctctctctctctctctatatatatatatatatatatatatatatatgcaaattAATGTGCCATCTAAACAACATGTAAGCCAATTccctttgtttttaaattcttagGTAAATATAGTTATAAAGCTTGGAGAAGTTTgagtaatttattttgtaatgcaTCGATTTGCGGTAACCCTcacaattcaaaattcataggccaattttcaacatttcttcTTAGTTGACATGTAGGATGATTGATAGGAATGCATTTTTatatgatgaaaatcacaatGCGAAATTGATGTAACTTCTGCCTCTAAATGGGGttgtttattgaatttttatttttgaatcaaATGAATATGAAATACCCTGACAAAGGGTTGTCTCGTTATAAGATCCAACACCTAGTTTAAAAAGAGTTTCAGCTCCTTTCACCATGTGAGATGCATGGGAGGCAGAAACTACTTTTTATAGGGGAATATTATGGGTAAATCTGGTATTGGGGTAGTAAAAATATTACGTGTTGGAAGGCTACCATATTGCTCTTAGCCAATGAGAATGGTGGTGCTGGAATAGCAACGGAAGCAAAGAGAGGATAGGATTTATGTTTGTGTATTGCAAAAGCTTAGgttaagaaaagagaaaaaaatgtcaCTTTTCCCTTCTGACATAATTGtcttagaaaaaatattatgttaataACAAACACTTCTAAAAATGTGCAAGACtaatcaagtaaaaataaaaatagacagTTTTAGTTTGAAACTCATGCAAGACTTGACAAAAAGTAACATTCTCGAATGTTACCAGTTCCGGTACATAGACCAAACGATACAATGCAAGTAAAAGTTCCTTGATTCATGGAGATATAGAACAACATATAAGTTATCATGCTTGAATGTCCACCATTTAAGTCTCCAACTGTCATTTATTACTTTAcaaatcatgataatttttcctATGAAGTACCTTCGATATAAAGCCAATCCATAAGTTCTCTTAAAGCCACTTATTAATTCTCCTGtccatttattatatttttgtttaggaAAAAATCTCTCTGACAAACAATATTATCTAAATAGCAACAATAACCTTACATAGATGAATGAGTACAACATGGTCAATATCTAGGTTGCATGCTCATAGTAATAAAAAGGATAAATTAGTTTTCACTCTATTAATTCTGAGATGACTGCCAACTCTTGTTGAAGAGATTTTTTACGTCTTCTAATGTTTGTTCTTGTTGGATCTATGGAAGCAAAAGGGTTGGGTGGCATGGTTAACTTGTCTCCTCCTTCCAACATTTGACTCAACTTTTATAGAAGAGCGATCTATTGGATACCATTGAATGCACCAAAGTCCCATAAATTGTTAGCTTCTTTGCAATTTTAATGTCTTCCTCTTCCTCAATTCGAATACACACCTCTTCCCCTATATCTAACTGATTATAAACCCATTCTGGGAAGTATACTTGGCTAGTCTTCTCCATTGTGACATCAATATTCTTCCTTCCTCCTACCATTTCCAGTAGCAACATTCCAAATCTATAAATATCTGACTTATAGGACACATTTCCAAAGTTCCTTGATAATACTTTTGGTGCAATATAGCCCATGGTCCCTCTTGCTATTATCATTGAAACTGCACTTTGTTCCTTGGAACATAATTTGACTAGACCAAAATAAGAGATTTTTGATTTGAAGTTTTGATCAAGCAAAATATTATGaggtttgatatcaaaatggagAATTATTTTATCACAACCTTGGTGAAGATACTCAATTCCTTTGGCTATGCCTAAAGCAATATTTTGAAGCTTCTCCCACCTAAGTTAACAACCCttgacaaattttgaaaatatatacttCTCCAAAGACTCATTTGGTAAGAACTCATAAATTAAAGCTCATTTAACTCCATCAGCACAAAATCCAACCAAGCGAACCACATCGACATGATGAATCCTACCCATTGTTCCCACTTCATTAATGAactcttctccattttcttttaaattgttTAGGATCTTTACTGCAACAAGAACATCACTAGAAAGCTTTCCTTTATACACAGTTCCATAACCTCCTTGACCTTATTTTTCCTTGAAATGATTTGTAATCTTCTTAACATCAGCGTAGGAGTATCTTGAGGGCTTGAGAGCTTTATAGTCTTCTATAGCCTGTTCTGTCTTTTTTGTATTCTCTCTTTCTAATTTGTTTGAGCTATACACATGATAGTGTGATGACTACACGCATCAGAAGACAGAAACTGAGGATTACCGCTGCATGtgatcagaaaaaaaataaaaataaaagaaagaaaaggtttTTCTAAATAGATGCTGAAAGAGTCAAATACTAATCTTTTCATTCTTCCTAATCCTTAATCAAAAGGAAGTATGAGTGAGTAGAAAGTCACCTGTAACCAGTTTGTTTTTTGATACACctgtaaggaaaataatataattattagattGTTAAGCTTGGAAAGTCACAGTGCTCACCATGGATCTGTCACACTGGTTCAATCCTaagttaagaaaataataataaaaataagagttcAAGCATGGGAATTCTTGCTTCACGTTTTCCTCAGTAATGATCaccttttcaaacataaaatacaaattcaaagaaaagaaaaaatacacatatattttatttataactaTATTTTCATTCCCTCTTctgttattatttttccttctgCTTTGATATTTTCAAGATCAAATTCCTATATAATTTATCCACAACAAACGAAACCCCCTAAAGTAAGTAGTATGATCAGGAAATAACACAGAGGAAGCAGATCGATTATAGAGGAATGAATTCATATAGTACCTTTTTCTGGCTTATCAATACATTCAGTTTCAGGTTCTTTGCCAACATTGCTCTTCAGTCTGCATTTCTTGCCTTGTCTTTCGCAGTTTCCACATATCAATTCTGACCATGTtaaggaaaaatcattttccccATTAACTATATCATCTGGGAGCGTAACGTTGTAAATCTTGTGGCAAGAGGATAGGTCCAAGCGGTCAAGATTATAGTAAGAACCAACATCATAGACTGGGTTGCTGAAGAGAATGGTGCAAGGGATGGACAAAAAGTAATTTGAGCTGTCTGTTTTATTTGAGAAACAATTGAACAAGGTGTAGtcacttattttctaatatgtactaaaataatttatttttttttataaaaaatataatttataattttattataatattattattcatgttttgctAAAAGccgtatatttattttttttaatttattggtaattataaaactattttcatttttaataagatttgaattacatttaaattatattatataaattgaatttacaatattcttacaaaatctaaacaaaaaaaaaaatttaaaaacaacttatccaaataagtcttttgtttttcattttttaaaattgtttttaaaaacaacttgtcAAACATCCCGGCCCTATTTGggaagtattttaaaaaattgttatgaaaaaacagtttttgatatttttagaaacaaaattacgtttgagaattgaattttgaaaaatagttttgtttttcaaaaaacaaaaaaacatgtttgattgggttaataaaaattttagaacgaacaaaaaaaaaacaaaaaacatgtttgaaagtttttttttaaaaaaaaaaaatgagtattttctttaattaacttgatattgtaattatataaataatttttagattcatttaaattaaaaaaaaaaaaaaacctattctatatattatgaaatttatttgcgtgagttatatttttttttaaacaaaggaTTACTTTACTAGTATATTATACAGCATGGAAGTCTACAAATTTGTCCACCACTACTTCACCTCATCCTTGGACTAATTGTTCTTCACTGCTTGTAGTCATTCCCTTTGCATACACCTTTGGTTTATACTCACTTTAAAAGTAGTCATTACATGAAAACCCCCATGTCAAAGCACACACTACAATGAGAAGAATGTTTCGTTGTAGTCTAATTGATGAAAGGCAATAAAGGGACTCATAAATCTGTTCATCTACATCATTTATTTCATCCAATGAAAAGGTATC contains these protein-coding regions:
- the LOC104882074 gene encoding uncharacterized protein LOC104882074 encodes the protein MPQTKEASLSASEFMMLRQAKLVGVGLITLLHVRFLSFCAATENQPCRHSSCGDIQNISNPFRLKGDPLGCGHPDPAYELACENSRTILYGKYHVAEINYDNYTIRVVVVGLEKSNCFSLPLYSLTADHLDGYKYPDELDTVVLMNCARPIFDQYYIPIVPCNRTDATFSSSQPYAYALAGRYMDVRDLAYSCTIGLTVVTGNFMAVSEPSNLLRSDLQEKLLMGLQLSFLSSRCHECEAKGRWCMPNFSNNTIHCLDDDGRNWLNKLKNVLRPVIAFFGREDAFDQSGFSGTMIAIGTALIVPSIIFHDLQIEIFIIMLHIF